In one window of Temnothorax longispinosus isolate EJ_2023e chromosome 9, Tlon_JGU_v1, whole genome shotgun sequence DNA:
- the LOC139818760 gene encoding gamma-tubulin complex component 2 isoform X2, producing the protein MSEFKLHHLIVQLIELLGSESAPERHLEKLQKESLTANVLNVVAPHSCIQHLAKISSQPELFLQKYEELKSKKVDLLGLFVQTLEMISKDEELKKYLSRSVPRATASFLRDPTITQEDLPKICKTVIKAAEGGKKLNQQVSISKKNDGTLVKHNWVMERPRITWDFHSDATVAHYQKVVPIVSQESILLWDILYCLKGIDGSYIVSEPLTSPYAVKTFNISPDVGVSFKQLAQQILPLASYYSMTVRFVEEKVSPDDGQVNHALRGAIRSLLKDYLLFVVQLETEHIHGKLSLQKLWFYIQPTMLTMSILSQVTSTICKANARGGKVLSLLHEQTLNNVSGEAKSKELCLYLMQAASMPYMQILEKWVYKGVICDPYQEFFVEDNELIQRKELPVDYSADYWEKRYTMRLERIPVFLNEHAQTILRTGKYFNVIRQCGKTVQWGKQEPLSYQYQGQKYIAAIDRAYSEAARKLLEVLMKENDLMGRLRSVKSYFLLAQGDFVVQFMNLCEAELNKSMYDIVLHRLASLLEVALRMSTADSDPYKDDLKPELLPYDLQYQMFKILSIQTRDEKEYCFQAGKILTGLEAFVFNYDVKWPVSLIINRKAIACYQMLFRHLFYCKYVERLLCRVWISNKIAKTFTHEVAMAYRKAFSLRQRMLDCIQHLEYYMMVEVVEPNWLKFINKMSKVSNVDDVLSVHQDLQASYLKECMLTDPDLLGCITGICAICIEFCNFMQIENSSTAKDGTGSFEETIVSLDERFTKVLTRLLDRICDLGCDNNNEKLLNVLCRLDFNMFYTDILIRRGKEKTVTQQDISG; encoded by the exons ATGAgtgaatttaaattacatcatTTAATAGTGCAGTTGATTGAATTGTTAGG CTCGGAATCTGCTCCGGAGAGACACTTGGAGAAGCTGCAGAAGGAAAGCTTGACGGCGAATGTGCTAAATGTCGTTGCTCCTCACAGCTGTATCCAGCATCTCGCCAAGATTTCGTCACAGCCCGAATTATTTCTACAGAAGTACGAGGAACTAAAGTCGAAAAA aGTAGATTTGTTGGGTCTGTTTGTGCAGACTCTAGAAATGATATCCAAAGATGAGGAGTTGAAGAAGTACTTGTCGAGATCTGTACCAAGGGCAACTGCTAGTTTCCTGAGGGATCCGACCATTACGCAGGAAGATTTGCCAAAG ATTTGCAAAACTGTAATTAAAGCTGCTGAAGGGGGAAAGAAATTAAACCAGCAAGTTTCGATTAGTAAGAAAAATGATGGTACCTTAGTGAAGCACAATTGGGTTATGGAACGTCCACGTATAACTTGGGATTTTCACAGCGACGCCACTGTAGCACATTATCAAA aggTTGTGCCAATTGTATCTCAGGAGTCAATACTTCTTTGGGATATTTTGTATTGCTTGAAAGGAATAGATGGATCGTATATCGTATCGGAACCATTAACAAGTCCTTATGCTGTTAAAACTTTCAATATATCACCGGATGTTG GTGTATCATTTAAGCAATTAGCGCAACAGATATTACCTTTAGCCTCGTACTACTCCATGACAGTGAGATTTGTTGAAGAAAAAGTCTCGCCGGATGACGGACAAGTCAATCATGCTCTGAGAGGAGCTATACGATCTCTGCTGAAAGATTACTtg CTTTTCGTCGTGCAACTCGAGACAGAACACATTCACGGTAAACTAAGTTTGCAGAAGCTATGGTTTTATATCCAGCCTACCATGCTTACGATGTCCATACTTTCTCAAGTTACATCCACAATATGTAAG GCAAATGCCAGAGGGGGCAAAGTATTGAGCCTTTTGCATGAGCAAACATTGAACAATGTTAGTGGTGAAGCAAAGTCTAAAGAACTGTGTTTATATCTGATGCAAGCGGCGAGCATGCcatatatgcaaattttagaaaaatgggTTTATAAAGGAGTGATATGCGATCCATATCAGGAA TTCTTTGTAGAGGATAACGAATTGATTCAAAGGAAAGAACTTCCCGTAGATTATTCTGCAGATTATTGGGAAAAGAGATACACTATGCGACTAGAAAGGATACCTGTATTTTTGAATGAACATGCACAGACTATACTTAGAacaggaaaatattttaatgtgatTAGGCAGTGCG gtAAAACAGTGCAGTGGGGAAAACAAGAACCATTAAGTTACCAGTATCAAGggcaaaaatatatagctgCTATCGATAGAGCATATTCAGAGGCTGCCAGAAAATTATTAGAGGTACTCATGAAGGAAAATGATCTGATGGGTAGACTACGTAGTGTGAAAAGTTACTTTCTTCTTGCGCAAGGAGATTTTGTG GTACAATTTATGAATCTGTGTGAGGCCGAACTGAACAAGAGTATGTATGACATCGTTCTTCATCGTTTAGCATCTCTTCTCGAAGTTGCCTTGCGAATGTCCACTGCAGATTCAGATCCCTATAAAGACGATCTGAAACCGGAATTACTTCCATATGATCTGCAGtatcaaatgtttaaaatactCTCCATCCAAACTAGAGACGAGAAAG AATACTGTTTCCAAGCGGGTAAAATTTTGACTGGTTTGGAAGCTTTTGTCTTCAATTACGATGTTAAATGGCCAGTTTCTCTAATCATTAACAGAAAGGCTATAGCTTGTTATCAAATGTTGTTTAGACATctgttttattgtaaatatgttGAGAGGCTCTTGTGCAG AGTATGGATCAGCAACAAAATAGCGAAGACTTTCACGCACGAAGTGGCTATGGCTTACAGAAAGGCATTTTCATTGCGGCAGAGAATGCTTGATTGTATACAACATTTGGAGTACTATATGATGGTAGAAGTCGTGGAACCAAATTGgttaaaattcataaataagaTGAGCAAg GTTAGTAATGTTGATGACGTGCTGAGCGTGCATCAAGATTTACAAGCCAGTTATCTGAAGGAATGTATGTTAACGGATCCCGATCTTCTTGGCTGTATCACCGGTATATGCGCCATATGCATAGAATTCTGCAATTTTATGCAG ATTGAGAACAGTTCTACAGCGAAAGATGGAACAGGAAGTTTTGAAGAAACAATCGTATCGTTAGATGAAAGATTTACTAAAGTATTGACACGACTTCTAGATCGAATTTGTGATTTGGGTTGTGATAATAACAATGAGAAATTACTTAATGTATTATGTCG ACTTGACTTCAACATGTTTTACACCGACATACTAATACGTCGAGGGAAAGAAAAGACCGTCACGCAGCAAGATATATCTGGctag
- the LOC139818760 gene encoding gamma-tubulin complex component 2 isoform X1, translating into MSEFKLHHLIVQLIELLGSESAPERHLEKLQKESLTANVLNVVAPHSCIQHLAKISSQPELFLQKYEELKSKKVDLLGLFVQTLEMISKDEELKKYLSRSVPRATASFLRDPTITQEDLPKICKTVIKAAEGGKKLNQQVSISKKNDGTLVKHNWVMERPRITWDFHSDATVAHYQKVVPIVSQESILLWDILYCLKGIDGSYIVSEPLTSPYAVKTFNISPDVGVSFKQLAQQILPLASYYSMTVRFVEEKVSPDDGQVNHALRGAIRSLLKDYLLFVVQLETEHIHGKLSLQKLWFYIQPTMLTMSILSQVTSTICKANARGGKVLSLLHEQTLNNVSGEAKSKELCLYLMQAASMPYMQILEKWVYKGVICDPYQEFFVEDNELIQRKELPVDYSADYWEKRYTMRLERIPVFLNEHAQTILRTGKYFNVIRQCGKTVQWGKQEPLSYQYQGQKYIAAIDRAYSEAARKLLEVLMKENDLMGRLRSVKSYFLLAQGDFVVQFMNLCEAELNKSMYDIVLHRLASLLEVALRMSTADSDPYKDDLKPELLPYDLQYQMFKILSIQTRDEKEYCFQAGKILTGLEAFVFNYDVKWPVSLIINRKAIACYQMLFRHLFYCKYVERLLCRVWISNKIAKTFTHEVAMAYRKAFSLRQRMLDCIQHLEYYMMVEVVEPNWLKFINKMSKVSNVDDVLSVHQDLQASYLKECMLTDPDLLGCITGICAICIEFCNFMQRMSRYYIDAELTSMIGTCQEDIYEYEIENSSTAKDGTGSFEETIVSLDERFTKVLTRLLDRICDLGCDNNNEKLLNVLCRLDFNMFYTDILIRRGKEKTVTQQDISG; encoded by the exons ATGAgtgaatttaaattacatcatTTAATAGTGCAGTTGATTGAATTGTTAGG CTCGGAATCTGCTCCGGAGAGACACTTGGAGAAGCTGCAGAAGGAAAGCTTGACGGCGAATGTGCTAAATGTCGTTGCTCCTCACAGCTGTATCCAGCATCTCGCCAAGATTTCGTCACAGCCCGAATTATTTCTACAGAAGTACGAGGAACTAAAGTCGAAAAA aGTAGATTTGTTGGGTCTGTTTGTGCAGACTCTAGAAATGATATCCAAAGATGAGGAGTTGAAGAAGTACTTGTCGAGATCTGTACCAAGGGCAACTGCTAGTTTCCTGAGGGATCCGACCATTACGCAGGAAGATTTGCCAAAG ATTTGCAAAACTGTAATTAAAGCTGCTGAAGGGGGAAAGAAATTAAACCAGCAAGTTTCGATTAGTAAGAAAAATGATGGTACCTTAGTGAAGCACAATTGGGTTATGGAACGTCCACGTATAACTTGGGATTTTCACAGCGACGCCACTGTAGCACATTATCAAA aggTTGTGCCAATTGTATCTCAGGAGTCAATACTTCTTTGGGATATTTTGTATTGCTTGAAAGGAATAGATGGATCGTATATCGTATCGGAACCATTAACAAGTCCTTATGCTGTTAAAACTTTCAATATATCACCGGATGTTG GTGTATCATTTAAGCAATTAGCGCAACAGATATTACCTTTAGCCTCGTACTACTCCATGACAGTGAGATTTGTTGAAGAAAAAGTCTCGCCGGATGACGGACAAGTCAATCATGCTCTGAGAGGAGCTATACGATCTCTGCTGAAAGATTACTtg CTTTTCGTCGTGCAACTCGAGACAGAACACATTCACGGTAAACTAAGTTTGCAGAAGCTATGGTTTTATATCCAGCCTACCATGCTTACGATGTCCATACTTTCTCAAGTTACATCCACAATATGTAAG GCAAATGCCAGAGGGGGCAAAGTATTGAGCCTTTTGCATGAGCAAACATTGAACAATGTTAGTGGTGAAGCAAAGTCTAAAGAACTGTGTTTATATCTGATGCAAGCGGCGAGCATGCcatatatgcaaattttagaaaaatgggTTTATAAAGGAGTGATATGCGATCCATATCAGGAA TTCTTTGTAGAGGATAACGAATTGATTCAAAGGAAAGAACTTCCCGTAGATTATTCTGCAGATTATTGGGAAAAGAGATACACTATGCGACTAGAAAGGATACCTGTATTTTTGAATGAACATGCACAGACTATACTTAGAacaggaaaatattttaatgtgatTAGGCAGTGCG gtAAAACAGTGCAGTGGGGAAAACAAGAACCATTAAGTTACCAGTATCAAGggcaaaaatatatagctgCTATCGATAGAGCATATTCAGAGGCTGCCAGAAAATTATTAGAGGTACTCATGAAGGAAAATGATCTGATGGGTAGACTACGTAGTGTGAAAAGTTACTTTCTTCTTGCGCAAGGAGATTTTGTG GTACAATTTATGAATCTGTGTGAGGCCGAACTGAACAAGAGTATGTATGACATCGTTCTTCATCGTTTAGCATCTCTTCTCGAAGTTGCCTTGCGAATGTCCACTGCAGATTCAGATCCCTATAAAGACGATCTGAAACCGGAATTACTTCCATATGATCTGCAGtatcaaatgtttaaaatactCTCCATCCAAACTAGAGACGAGAAAG AATACTGTTTCCAAGCGGGTAAAATTTTGACTGGTTTGGAAGCTTTTGTCTTCAATTACGATGTTAAATGGCCAGTTTCTCTAATCATTAACAGAAAGGCTATAGCTTGTTATCAAATGTTGTTTAGACATctgttttattgtaaatatgttGAGAGGCTCTTGTGCAG AGTATGGATCAGCAACAAAATAGCGAAGACTTTCACGCACGAAGTGGCTATGGCTTACAGAAAGGCATTTTCATTGCGGCAGAGAATGCTTGATTGTATACAACATTTGGAGTACTATATGATGGTAGAAGTCGTGGAACCAAATTGgttaaaattcataaataagaTGAGCAAg GTTAGTAATGTTGATGACGTGCTGAGCGTGCATCAAGATTTACAAGCCAGTTATCTGAAGGAATGTATGTTAACGGATCCCGATCTTCTTGGCTGTATCACCGGTATATGCGCCATATGCATAGAATTCTGCAATTTTATGCAG CGTATGAGCCGATACTACATTGATGCTGAATTGACATCCATGATCGGTACCTGTCAGGAAGATATCTATGAATATGag ATTGAGAACAGTTCTACAGCGAAAGATGGAACAGGAAGTTTTGAAGAAACAATCGTATCGTTAGATGAAAGATTTACTAAAGTATTGACACGACTTCTAGATCGAATTTGTGATTTGGGTTGTGATAATAACAATGAGAAATTACTTAATGTATTATGTCG ACTTGACTTCAACATGTTTTACACCGACATACTAATACGTCGAGGGAAAGAAAAGACCGTCACGCAGCAAGATATATCTGGctag
- the LOC139818760 gene encoding gamma-tubulin complex component 2 isoform X3, whose product MSEFKLHHLIVQLIELLGSESAPERHLEKLQKESLTANVLNVVAPHSCIQHLAKISSQPELFLQKYEELKSKKVDLLGLFVQTLEMISKDEELKKYLSRSVPRATASFLRDPTITQEDLPKICKTVIKAAEGGKKLNQQVSISKKNDGTLVKHNWVMERPRITWDFHSDATVAHYQKVVPIVSQESILLWDILYCLKGIDGSYIVSEPLTSPYAVKTFNISPDVGVSFKQLAQQILPLASYYSMTVRFVEEKVSPDDGQVNHALRGAIRSLLKDYLLFVVQLETEHIHGKLSLQKLWFYIQPTMLTMSILSQVTSTICKANARGGKVLSLLHEQTLNNVSGEAKSKELCLYLMQAASMPYMQILEKWVYKGVICDPYQEFFVEDNELIQRKELPVDYSADYWEKRYTMRLERIPVFLNEHAQTILRTGKYFNVIRQCGKTVQWGKQEPLSYQYQGQKYIAAIDRAYSEAARKLLEVLMKENDLMGRLRSVKSYFLLAQGDFVVQFMNLCEAELNKSMYDIVLHRLASLLEVALRMSTADSDPYKDDLKPELLPYDLQYQMFKILSIQTRDEKEYCFQAGKILTGLEAFVFNYDVKWPVSLIINRKAIACYQMLFRHLFYCKYVERLLCRVWISNKIAKTFTHEVAMAYRKAFSLRQRMLDCIQHLEYYMMVEVVEPNWLKFINKMSKVSNVDDVLSVHQDLQASYLKECMLTDPDLLGCITGICAICIEFCNFMQRMSRYYIDAELTSMIGTCQEDIYEYETRHLFILLYC is encoded by the exons ATGAgtgaatttaaattacatcatTTAATAGTGCAGTTGATTGAATTGTTAGG CTCGGAATCTGCTCCGGAGAGACACTTGGAGAAGCTGCAGAAGGAAAGCTTGACGGCGAATGTGCTAAATGTCGTTGCTCCTCACAGCTGTATCCAGCATCTCGCCAAGATTTCGTCACAGCCCGAATTATTTCTACAGAAGTACGAGGAACTAAAGTCGAAAAA aGTAGATTTGTTGGGTCTGTTTGTGCAGACTCTAGAAATGATATCCAAAGATGAGGAGTTGAAGAAGTACTTGTCGAGATCTGTACCAAGGGCAACTGCTAGTTTCCTGAGGGATCCGACCATTACGCAGGAAGATTTGCCAAAG ATTTGCAAAACTGTAATTAAAGCTGCTGAAGGGGGAAAGAAATTAAACCAGCAAGTTTCGATTAGTAAGAAAAATGATGGTACCTTAGTGAAGCACAATTGGGTTATGGAACGTCCACGTATAACTTGGGATTTTCACAGCGACGCCACTGTAGCACATTATCAAA aggTTGTGCCAATTGTATCTCAGGAGTCAATACTTCTTTGGGATATTTTGTATTGCTTGAAAGGAATAGATGGATCGTATATCGTATCGGAACCATTAACAAGTCCTTATGCTGTTAAAACTTTCAATATATCACCGGATGTTG GTGTATCATTTAAGCAATTAGCGCAACAGATATTACCTTTAGCCTCGTACTACTCCATGACAGTGAGATTTGTTGAAGAAAAAGTCTCGCCGGATGACGGACAAGTCAATCATGCTCTGAGAGGAGCTATACGATCTCTGCTGAAAGATTACTtg CTTTTCGTCGTGCAACTCGAGACAGAACACATTCACGGTAAACTAAGTTTGCAGAAGCTATGGTTTTATATCCAGCCTACCATGCTTACGATGTCCATACTTTCTCAAGTTACATCCACAATATGTAAG GCAAATGCCAGAGGGGGCAAAGTATTGAGCCTTTTGCATGAGCAAACATTGAACAATGTTAGTGGTGAAGCAAAGTCTAAAGAACTGTGTTTATATCTGATGCAAGCGGCGAGCATGCcatatatgcaaattttagaaaaatgggTTTATAAAGGAGTGATATGCGATCCATATCAGGAA TTCTTTGTAGAGGATAACGAATTGATTCAAAGGAAAGAACTTCCCGTAGATTATTCTGCAGATTATTGGGAAAAGAGATACACTATGCGACTAGAAAGGATACCTGTATTTTTGAATGAACATGCACAGACTATACTTAGAacaggaaaatattttaatgtgatTAGGCAGTGCG gtAAAACAGTGCAGTGGGGAAAACAAGAACCATTAAGTTACCAGTATCAAGggcaaaaatatatagctgCTATCGATAGAGCATATTCAGAGGCTGCCAGAAAATTATTAGAGGTACTCATGAAGGAAAATGATCTGATGGGTAGACTACGTAGTGTGAAAAGTTACTTTCTTCTTGCGCAAGGAGATTTTGTG GTACAATTTATGAATCTGTGTGAGGCCGAACTGAACAAGAGTATGTATGACATCGTTCTTCATCGTTTAGCATCTCTTCTCGAAGTTGCCTTGCGAATGTCCACTGCAGATTCAGATCCCTATAAAGACGATCTGAAACCGGAATTACTTCCATATGATCTGCAGtatcaaatgtttaaaatactCTCCATCCAAACTAGAGACGAGAAAG AATACTGTTTCCAAGCGGGTAAAATTTTGACTGGTTTGGAAGCTTTTGTCTTCAATTACGATGTTAAATGGCCAGTTTCTCTAATCATTAACAGAAAGGCTATAGCTTGTTATCAAATGTTGTTTAGACATctgttttattgtaaatatgttGAGAGGCTCTTGTGCAG AGTATGGATCAGCAACAAAATAGCGAAGACTTTCACGCACGAAGTGGCTATGGCTTACAGAAAGGCATTTTCATTGCGGCAGAGAATGCTTGATTGTATACAACATTTGGAGTACTATATGATGGTAGAAGTCGTGGAACCAAATTGgttaaaattcataaataagaTGAGCAAg GTTAGTAATGTTGATGACGTGCTGAGCGTGCATCAAGATTTACAAGCCAGTTATCTGAAGGAATGTATGTTAACGGATCCCGATCTTCTTGGCTGTATCACCGGTATATGCGCCATATGCATAGAATTCTGCAATTTTATGCAG CGTATGAGCCGATACTACATTGATGCTGAATTGACATCCATGATCGGTACCTGTCAGGAAGATATCTATGAATATGag ACGAGGCatcttttcatattattatattgttaa
- the LOC139818760 gene encoding gamma-tubulin complex component 2 isoform X4, producing MISKDEELKKYLSRSVPRATASFLRDPTITQEDLPKICKTVIKAAEGGKKLNQQVSISKKNDGTLVKHNWVMERPRITWDFHSDATVAHYQKVVPIVSQESILLWDILYCLKGIDGSYIVSEPLTSPYAVKTFNISPDVGVSFKQLAQQILPLASYYSMTVRFVEEKVSPDDGQVNHALRGAIRSLLKDYLLFVVQLETEHIHGKLSLQKLWFYIQPTMLTMSILSQVTSTICKANARGGKVLSLLHEQTLNNVSGEAKSKELCLYLMQAASMPYMQILEKWVYKGVICDPYQEFFVEDNELIQRKELPVDYSADYWEKRYTMRLERIPVFLNEHAQTILRTGKYFNVIRQCGKTVQWGKQEPLSYQYQGQKYIAAIDRAYSEAARKLLEVLMKENDLMGRLRSVKSYFLLAQGDFVVQFMNLCEAELNKSMYDIVLHRLASLLEVALRMSTADSDPYKDDLKPELLPYDLQYQMFKILSIQTRDEKEYCFQAGKILTGLEAFVFNYDVKWPVSLIINRKAIACYQMLFRHLFYCKYVERLLCRVWISNKIAKTFTHEVAMAYRKAFSLRQRMLDCIQHLEYYMMVEVVEPNWLKFINKMSKVSNVDDVLSVHQDLQASYLKECMLTDPDLLGCITGICAICIEFCNFMQRMSRYYIDAELTSMIGTCQEDIYEYEIENSSTAKDGTGSFEETIVSLDERFTKVLTRLLDRICDLGCDNNNEKLLNVLCRLDFNMFYTDILIRRGKEKTVTQQDISG from the exons ATGATATCCAAAGATGAGGAGTTGAAGAAGTACTTGTCGAGATCTGTACCAAGGGCAACTGCTAGTTTCCTGAGGGATCCGACCATTACGCAGGAAGATTTGCCAAAG ATTTGCAAAACTGTAATTAAAGCTGCTGAAGGGGGAAAGAAATTAAACCAGCAAGTTTCGATTAGTAAGAAAAATGATGGTACCTTAGTGAAGCACAATTGGGTTATGGAACGTCCACGTATAACTTGGGATTTTCACAGCGACGCCACTGTAGCACATTATCAAA aggTTGTGCCAATTGTATCTCAGGAGTCAATACTTCTTTGGGATATTTTGTATTGCTTGAAAGGAATAGATGGATCGTATATCGTATCGGAACCATTAACAAGTCCTTATGCTGTTAAAACTTTCAATATATCACCGGATGTTG GTGTATCATTTAAGCAATTAGCGCAACAGATATTACCTTTAGCCTCGTACTACTCCATGACAGTGAGATTTGTTGAAGAAAAAGTCTCGCCGGATGACGGACAAGTCAATCATGCTCTGAGAGGAGCTATACGATCTCTGCTGAAAGATTACTtg CTTTTCGTCGTGCAACTCGAGACAGAACACATTCACGGTAAACTAAGTTTGCAGAAGCTATGGTTTTATATCCAGCCTACCATGCTTACGATGTCCATACTTTCTCAAGTTACATCCACAATATGTAAG GCAAATGCCAGAGGGGGCAAAGTATTGAGCCTTTTGCATGAGCAAACATTGAACAATGTTAGTGGTGAAGCAAAGTCTAAAGAACTGTGTTTATATCTGATGCAAGCGGCGAGCATGCcatatatgcaaattttagaaaaatgggTTTATAAAGGAGTGATATGCGATCCATATCAGGAA TTCTTTGTAGAGGATAACGAATTGATTCAAAGGAAAGAACTTCCCGTAGATTATTCTGCAGATTATTGGGAAAAGAGATACACTATGCGACTAGAAAGGATACCTGTATTTTTGAATGAACATGCACAGACTATACTTAGAacaggaaaatattttaatgtgatTAGGCAGTGCG gtAAAACAGTGCAGTGGGGAAAACAAGAACCATTAAGTTACCAGTATCAAGggcaaaaatatatagctgCTATCGATAGAGCATATTCAGAGGCTGCCAGAAAATTATTAGAGGTACTCATGAAGGAAAATGATCTGATGGGTAGACTACGTAGTGTGAAAAGTTACTTTCTTCTTGCGCAAGGAGATTTTGTG GTACAATTTATGAATCTGTGTGAGGCCGAACTGAACAAGAGTATGTATGACATCGTTCTTCATCGTTTAGCATCTCTTCTCGAAGTTGCCTTGCGAATGTCCACTGCAGATTCAGATCCCTATAAAGACGATCTGAAACCGGAATTACTTCCATATGATCTGCAGtatcaaatgtttaaaatactCTCCATCCAAACTAGAGACGAGAAAG AATACTGTTTCCAAGCGGGTAAAATTTTGACTGGTTTGGAAGCTTTTGTCTTCAATTACGATGTTAAATGGCCAGTTTCTCTAATCATTAACAGAAAGGCTATAGCTTGTTATCAAATGTTGTTTAGACATctgttttattgtaaatatgttGAGAGGCTCTTGTGCAG AGTATGGATCAGCAACAAAATAGCGAAGACTTTCACGCACGAAGTGGCTATGGCTTACAGAAAGGCATTTTCATTGCGGCAGAGAATGCTTGATTGTATACAACATTTGGAGTACTATATGATGGTAGAAGTCGTGGAACCAAATTGgttaaaattcataaataagaTGAGCAAg GTTAGTAATGTTGATGACGTGCTGAGCGTGCATCAAGATTTACAAGCCAGTTATCTGAAGGAATGTATGTTAACGGATCCCGATCTTCTTGGCTGTATCACCGGTATATGCGCCATATGCATAGAATTCTGCAATTTTATGCAG CGTATGAGCCGATACTACATTGATGCTGAATTGACATCCATGATCGGTACCTGTCAGGAAGATATCTATGAATATGag ATTGAGAACAGTTCTACAGCGAAAGATGGAACAGGAAGTTTTGAAGAAACAATCGTATCGTTAGATGAAAGATTTACTAAAGTATTGACACGACTTCTAGATCGAATTTGTGATTTGGGTTGTGATAATAACAATGAGAAATTACTTAATGTATTATGTCG ACTTGACTTCAACATGTTTTACACCGACATACTAATACGTCGAGGGAAAGAAAAGACCGTCACGCAGCAAGATATATCTGGctag
- the LOC139819460 gene encoding uncharacterized protein produces MFSHRGLFLAVIISLASIVLAGVLYQPGYEHQYNSNSRYLQDQSAPQYWTQSPIEQHRAEQLPDQESTQYRPGVQTVYPYESNQVNARSSEPIDFPAYTIFIPAWPLYLLFQHLFKKTSKTEENEDPKEARRETVEDYDERIFRRILNGGRPFQPLMVHNRRKRSDPASTESEVVAHDNDVAAKSLSTDAKHPATIDSLLPEHEPTDTTDKRVENRQIRNDYITNPFGFYTEDTHPEHTYNIPNKWQSMIDQFYTNRHSEPPNVAQGKACCDDYNRPLMRFAQSSSSQKSNDNDYTSKYRDSAADTEEETRFESLLKKLQLILLRPDLVSTPYVVWPKKDDPKRFNDYNDYTLPYETFPKVFE; encoded by the exons ATGTTTTCGCATCGAGGATTA ttctTAGCAGTGATCATCTCGCTGGCAAGTATCGTACTTGCCGGCGTCCTCTATCAACCCGGGTATGAACATCAATACAATAGCAATTCACGCTATTTGCAAGATCAGTCTGCTCCGCAGTACTGGACACAGTCTCCGATTGAACAACATCGCGCGGAACAATTACCAGACCAGGAATCGACGCAATATCGTCCGGGAGTTCAAACGGTGTATCCCTATGAATCGAACCAAGTCAATGCTCGTTCAAGTGAGCCAATTGATTTTCCTGCATACACCATTTTCATTCCAGCCTGGCCATTATACCTCTTGTTTCAAcacttgtttaaaaaaacctcaaaaacagaagaaaatgaagatcCAAAAGAGGCTAGGCGTGAAACAGTGGAAGATTATGACGAAAGAATTTTTCGACGCATCCTGAACGGAGGCCGCCCTTTTCAACCCTTG ATGGTACACAACCGAAGGAAAAGATCGGATCCTGCAAGCACTGAATCTGAGGTCGTTGCACATGACAATGATGTGGCCGCGAAGTCGCTCTCAACTGACGCCAAGCATCCTGCAACCATCGACTCGTTACTTCCAGAACATGAGCCTACTGATACTACTg ATAAGCGTGTGGAGAACCGTCAGATCAGGAATGACTACATAACAAATCCATTCGGTTTTTATACAGAAGATACGCACCCTGAACATACATACAACATTCCCAACAAATGGCAAAGTATGATTGACCAGTTTTATACAAATCGTCATTCGGAACCTCCAAACGTCGCGCAAGGCAAGGCATGTTGCGACGATTACAATAGACCTTTGATGAGATTCGCGCAATCTTCGAGTTCGCAGAAATCGAACGATAACGATTATACTAGTAAATACCGAGACAGTGCAGCAGACACTGAGGAAGAAACGAGATTTGAATCGCTgctgaaaaaattgcaattaatattacttagGCCCGATCTAGTCTCTACCCCTTATGTCGTTTGGCCAAAAAAAGATGATCCCAAAAGATTCAACGACTACAACGACTATACACTACCTTATGAAACGTTTCCTAAAGTTTTCGAGTAG